In a single window of the Platichthys flesus chromosome 5, fPlaFle2.1, whole genome shotgun sequence genome:
- the akap8l gene encoding A-kinase anchor protein 8-like isoform X2, protein MDRGYSSGYSWGGGGSGSRAGSSGFDMYGGGYKDSMSGLGGYGGGGGGGSGQMKRSLSGASMLSSSGTHADAVIAKINQRLDMLTQLEGGLKGTRSDRFDQYESFDSRTSSLASSRDLYRSGGSSYGYDGGRGDNLLLGQRAGSGFGGGMGLGGAGGGGGGFDSPSSSYGVAKMRQNMRDSFTSSQGGVSDGGAWGVWGGAGRRSPRRGGSAGGRGAGGGFGNLRPDSTPLVGGRGSGSGGQSHRGHSPGGGRGKLPSLLSNRMYPESGGFYQGSAQGPHDFPGRHFGGGPRAGRQRGRKRPLNKQQHQQQQQQQQQQVKPQRPDVQKKRKQMVTPADEPESKINKTESAGTEVNQEPAEKNGSASEPKTAAEVPVLQATKPAGDTEGDKTATKQEEKKKPQGKQSPVQAQDKHPKMRKRRGFLERVMFACSVCKFRSFYKEDMETHLDSRFHKDHFKFLSGQLSKPTTDFLEEYLQNKFTKTDQRISQVENHSAAICQVYKEQDLTRELGMEHFMRKVEAAHCAACDLFIPMQQHLIQKHVKSADHNYNRKGMMEQSKRGSLSVARSILNHKLIGKKLESYLKGENPFTGNQDDQDPDDSMAMDVSELDLTSETADGQTADEQTADEQTADSQAAADKTADDKAADDQTADSKAADSQEADAQAADGQTAGVQTEEPAKGDAGKEAVKAEAVTEAAKEEKMEEDLGMGGEEGEQENQEEEDGFEVGEDDEGEEGYVVHDEIGEEALLGEDEDEGVEAAEVEEEENHK, encoded by the exons ATGGATCGAGGCTACAGTTCAG GTTACAGTTGGGGAGGTGGAGGGTCTGGCAGCAGAG CAGGTTCTAGTGGCTTCGACATGTACGGTGGAGGTTACAAGGACTCAATGTCCGGGCTCGGGGGctatggaggaggaggcggcggcggcagcggccAAATGAAGAGGAGTCTATCTGGAGCGTCCATGCTCTCCAGTTCGGGCACACATGCAGATGCAGTCATTGCCAAGATCAACCAGCGACTGGACATGCTCACTCAGTTGGAGGGGGGATTGAAAGGGACCCGGAGTGACAG GTTTGACCAGTACGAGTCTTTCGACTCGCGCACTTCCTCCCTCGCCTCCTCCCGAGATCTCTACAGATCTGGCGGCAGTAGCTATGGCTATGATGGTGGCCGTGGGGACAATCTGCTGCTGGGTCAGCGAGCAGGCTCTGGCTTCGGTGGGGGAATGGGGctaggaggagcaggaggaggaggcggaggctTTGACAGCCCGTCCTCTTCCTATGGAGTTGCTAAAATGCGACAGAATATGAGGGATTCCTTCACCAGTAGCCAGGGAGGAGTTTCTGATGGTGGAGCATGGGGAGTATGGGGAGGAGCAGGCCGACGTTCCCCCAGAAGGGGTGGAAGTGCCGGGGGTCGAGGAGCTGGCGGAGGTTTTGGAAATCTCAGGCCTGATTCCACTCCATTAGTCGGTGGGAGGGGAAGTGGCAGTGGTGGCCAGTCCCACCGTGGCCACTCTCCAGGAGGTGGTAGAGGCAAGCTCCCATCCCTCCTGTCCAACCGCATGTACCCTGAGAGCGGGGGCTTCTATCAGGGTTCCGCTCAAGGGCCTCACGACTTTCCTGGGAGGCACTTTGGAGGGGGCCCACGTGCTGGCCGCCAGCGAGGCCGCAAGAGACCCCTCAACAAA cagcaacatcagcagcagcaacaacaacaacagcagcaggtgaagcCACAACGTCCAGATGtccagaaaaagagaaaacagatggTCACTCCAGCCGATGAACCTGAGTCCAAGATCAATAAGACGGAGAGTGCAGGGACAGAGGTTAACCAAG AGCCAGCTGAGAAAAATGGTAGTGCCAGTGAACCAAAGACTGCAGCTGAG GTTCCTGTCTTACAGGCAACAAAACctgctggagacacagagggagacaaaa CTGCAACCAagcaagaggagaagaaaaagccACAGGGAAAACAGAGCCCAGTACAAGCTCAGGACAAGCACCCCAAAATGAGAAAGAGACGGGGCTTCCTGGAAAG GGTGATGTTTGCCTGCTCGGTTTGCAAGTTCCGCTCCTTCTACAAGGAGGACATGGAAACTCATCTTGACAGTCGCTTCCACAAAGACCACTTCAAGTTCCTCTCCGGCCAACTGTCCAAGCCCACAACAGACTTCCTAGAG GAGTATTTGCAGAACAAGTTTACGAAGACAGACCAGAGGATCAGCCAGGTAGAGAACCACAGCGCTGCCATCTGCCAGGTTTACAAAGAGCAGGACCTCACCAGAG AACTTGGAATGGAGCACTTCATGAGGAAGGTGGAAGCTGCTCACTGTGCAGCATGTGATCTCTTCATTCCCATGCAGCAGCACCTGATACAGAAACACGTCAAGTCTGCTGACCACAACTACAACCGCAAG GGGATGATGGAGCAGTCTAAGAGGGGCAGCCTGTCTGTCGCTCGGAGCATCCTGAACCACAAACTAATTGGCAAGAAGCTGGAGAGTTACCTCAAG GGGGAAAACCCGTTCACTGGTAACCAGGATGACCAGGATCCAGATGACTCCATGGCGATGGACGTGTCCGAGCTGGACTTAACCAGCGAGACAGCCGATGGTCAGACGGCTGATGAGCAGACAGCTGATGAGCAGACGGCAGACAGTCAGGCAGCTGCTGATAAGACAGCTGATGATAAAGCAGCCGATGATCAGACAGCCGACAGTAAAGCAGCCGATAGTCAGGAGGCGGATGCTCAAGCAGCTGATGGTCAGACGGCTGGTGTTCAGACGGAGGAGCCGGCAAAAGGAGACGCAGGCAAAGAGGCGGTCAAGGCTGAAGCAGTAACTGAAGCAGCAAAGgaagaaaagatggaggaagacCTAGGaatgggaggagaagaaggggagCAGGAAaaccaggaagaagaggatggtTTCGAAGTGGGAGAAGACgacgagggggaggagggataTGTGGTTCACGACGAGATTGGCGAAGAGGCATTACTGggcgaggatgaggatgaaggagtggaagcagctgaagttgaggaggaagagaatcaCAAATGA